Proteins from a genomic interval of Candidatus Atribacteria bacterium:
- a CDS encoding ABC transporter permease translates to MKTEIITREKKTRSDTVQRLMAFGALIIIFIGFSLASPYFFTFRNVIGILISTAVNGLLAIGVTFIIITGGIDLSVGTVMTLSAVMSGVFITYWNLPVPLGVMAGILTGSTAGFFNGILVSKFKLPPFVATLGMLNVARGFSLVISKLSPIYFDLDKSVSSIAMGSILGKIIPGFEIPNAVLIMFGSAIIAGLILSKTILGRYAYAIGSNEKAVQLSGVNIIFWKTAIYTVAGIFIGIAGVVIAARLNSAQPSLGLGYELEAIAAAVIGGTSLSGGEGTILGTIIGAFIISTLTNGLRIMSVPQEWQIVITGFIIIAAVYLDILRRGKQS, encoded by the coding sequence ATGAAAACCGAAATCATTACCCGAGAGAAAAAAACACGGTCAGATACCGTTCAGAGATTAATGGCTTTCGGGGCTTTAATCATCATTTTTATTGGTTTCTCTTTGGCATCTCCTTACTTTTTCACCTTCCGGAATGTCATCGGTATACTCATTTCTACCGCTGTTAACGGCCTCCTTGCTATCGGGGTAACCTTTATTATCATTACCGGGGGCATTGATTTATCAGTTGGTACGGTCATGACACTGTCGGCGGTGATGAGCGGTGTATTTATCACTTATTGGAATCTACCCGTTCCCTTAGGAGTGATGGCAGGAATATTGACCGGGAGTACGGCTGGTTTTTTTAATGGTATTCTGGTCTCCAAATTTAAATTACCGCCATTTGTTGCCACCCTTGGTATGTTGAACGTGGCCAGAGGATTTTCGCTGGTCATTTCTAAACTCAGCCCCATTTATTTTGACCTGGATAAGTCGGTCAGCAGCATTGCCATGGGTTCAATTCTGGGCAAAATCATTCCCGGATTTGAAATTCCCAATGCCGTGCTGATCATGTTCGGGTCTGCGATTATTGCTGGTCTGATCCTTTCCAAAACCATATTAGGACGGTACGCTTATGCAATCGGCAGTAATGAAAAAGCAGTCCAGTTATCCGGGGTTAATATTATTTTTTGGAAAACAGCCATCTATACAGTCGCCGGGATTTTTATCGGTATTGCTGGTGTGGTCATCGCTGCCCGGTTGAATTCTGCCCAGCCCTCGCTGGGGCTTGGCTACGAACTGGAGGCAATCGCTGCGGCGGTTATCGGCGGTACTTCCTTGAGCGGTGGAGAAGGCACGATATTGGGCACCATCATCGGTGCATTTATTATTAGCACACTCACCAACGGCCTGCGCATTATGTCCGTACCGCAAGAATGGCAGATCGTTATCACCGGCTTCATCATTATTGCTGCAGTGTATCTGGATATTCTCCGCCGTGGAAAGCAATCATAA